A section of the Phaseolus vulgaris cultivar G19833 chromosome 8, P. vulgaris v2.0, whole genome shotgun sequence genome encodes:
- the LOC137825169 gene encoding uncharacterized protein produces the protein MNDACIEPSEVLHRIPVQNDVHSMHMGTSLTSADNTMVSQTLIETADLFSWIASDIPEVSPDIITHRLSMNKETQFIAQKKRKMGEEKHNALRNEIDKLVKVDFIIKPQYTTWRENVVMVKKPNGKWKMCTDNTDCNKAFPKDPYPFRASIA, from the coding sequence ATGAATGATGCTTGTATCGAGCCGAGTGAAGTCCTCCACCGAATACCTGTCCAAAATGATGTTCATTCAATGCACATGGGAACATCATTAACGTCGGCTGACAACACAATGGTGAGTCAAACACTTATCGAAACTGCTGATTTATTTTCCTGGATCGCCTCCGACATCCCAGAGGTAAGTCCCGATATAATTACACATCGTCTCTCAATGAATAAAGAGACACAGTTTATCgcccaaaagaaaagaaaaatgggtGAAGAGAAGCACAACGCCTTACGAAATGAAATCGACAAGCTTGTGAAAGTCGATTTCATCATAAAGCCACAATATACAACCTGGCGGGAAAATGTGGTAATGGTGAAAAAACCCAACGGTAAATGGAAGATGTGCACGGACAATACCGACTGCAACAAGGCGTTTCCGAAGGATCCTTACCCTTTTCGAGCATCGATCGCCTAG